The Lytechinus pictus isolate F3 Inbred chromosome 15, Lp3.0, whole genome shotgun sequence genome contains a region encoding:
- the LOC129277839 gene encoding uncharacterized protein LOC129277839 — MYPSLNPLKEKIHLFSPLCAKRILRSNYLYLSRYVSNTRDGEPCDAKAQPQHVSLLQPENSRRDKSINSKPIRLGICRLASGKLQVITSASTLGDQERGSRSWSWSKSYLQKRENSLMLASVSKPSSLVVLDDAGHCSVDKDVSPYTENNHNREEQSNADHEELPLLFLHENNNYEEALKTIGAAGESGSLCQSAAAQLKDLCHHLHVEDAIWAAAKPCKDRVDDIIIRKDYSAGESYKHDYSFFFQSTDTGIQSLSEKETGKKLNPCTANLPERVEPSMKHPYTLPPDKLIPHDAGSFSTASDIPVVGSASYEDMLSVLQCVGESEKKTDDPAPSDGPSKEQLSYMHHRLSEEMPKFFEQSHDYGLYADTVHFDNRIMKVSTRGLAAYKATVQSLKYLSTAYLTSSQMELLRITMETEQHCIQARWRIKGVPLHSYLLRPWGKKHKYRYFDAFSTFYVGSDGLIHSHVLDKVMPSSEGKVVAASWAVRLGIMMGVVRPPAYEPDIMKAITLMKALLGK; from the exons ATGTATCCATCCTTGAATCCCTTGAAAGAAAAGATTCATCTATTTTCACCATTGTGCGCTAAAAGAATTTTAAGGTCGAATTATCTGTACTTATCTCGATATGTATCAAATACAAGGGACGGGGAACCGTGCGATGCGAAGGCCCAGCCACAG CATGTGTCCCTTTTGCAACCTGAAAATTCAAGACGAGATAAGAGCATCAACTCTAAACCCATCAGACTTGGAATATGTCGTCTGGCAAGTGGAAAGCTACAAGTCATAACCAGTGCATCTACTCTTGGTGACCAGGAAAGAGGGAGTCGATCATGGAGCTGGAGTAAGTCATATCTTCAAAAAAGAGAGAACTCTTTGATGTTGGCATCAGTTAGCAAACCATCAAGCCTTGTTGTGTTAGATGATGCAGGTCATTGCTCTGTAGATAAAGATGTCTCACCTTACACAGAAAACAACCACAATAGGGAAGAGCAATCCAACGCTGATCATGAAGAGCTCCCTCTACTGTTCCTACATGAAAACAACAACTATGAAGAAGCTTTAAAGACTATTGGAGCAGCTGGAGAGTCAGGGAGTCTGTGCCAGTCTGCAGCTGCACAACTTAAAGACCTTTGCCATCATCTTCACGTGGAGGATGCAATTTGGGCTGCAGCCAAACCTTGTAAAGACAGAgttgatgacatcatcattaGGAAGGATTATTCTGCAGGCGAATCGTACAAACATGACTACTCGTTCTTCTTTCAAAGCACTGATACTGGCATTCAGTCCCTCTCAGAAAAAGAAACTGGTAAAAAACTAAATCCATGCACTGCTAATCTTCCAGAACGTGTCGAACCTAGTATGAAGCATCCATACACGTTGCCTCCCGATAAACTAATCCCTCATGATGCAGGAAGTTTTTCAACTGCATCTGACATACCTGTAGTAGGTAGCGCAAGTTATGAGGACATGTTGTCAGTGCTGCAATGTGTCGGAGAGAGTGAAAAGAAGACTGATGATCCCGCCCCGTCAGATGGGCCTAGTAAGGAGCAGTTGTCTTACATGCACCATCGTCTGTCAGAGGAA ATGCCAAAATTCTTTGAGCAATCTCATGACTATGGATTGTATGCAGACACTGTACATTTTGATAATCGTATCATGAAAGTCAGTACGAG AGGCCTAGCTGCTTACAAAGCCACTGTGCAATCCTTGAAGTATTTGAGTACGGCCTATCTGACCAGCTCCCAGATGGAGCTCCTCCGTATCACCATGGAAACCGAGCAGCATTGCATCCAGGCACGATGGCGAATAAAAGGAGTGCCCTTGCATAGCTACCTCTTGAGGCCTTGGGGGAAGAAACATAAGTATAG ATACTTTGAtgcattttcaacattttatgtTGGTAGTGATGGATTGATTCACAGCCATGTCCTTGATAAG GTGATGCCAAGTTCTGAAGGCAAGGTTGTTGCAGCGTCTTGGGCCGTTAGGTTAGGGATCATGATGGGCGTGGTGAGACCTCCGGCCTATGAACCAGACATCATGAAAGCTATTACTCTAATGAAGGCTCTCCTGGGCAAGTAG